In the Methermicoccus shengliensis DSM 18856 genome, GGCAACGTTGCTGAGGGTGTACTGCTTTAGCGAAAAGTCCCTTCTCACAAGGCTCAGCCCGTCTGCCACGATCCTTCCCACGACGTTGACCGAGGGCATGTACCCAAACCTTCGGTAGCTCACCTCCTTGGAGCGGTCCCTTCCCAGCGTGAGCAAGAGCTGCTCATTACCCTTCTTTTTTCTCAGATGCCTCAGTCGGTCGAGCAGATACGGAAAGTCAAAGCCGTTTGAGTTGTATCCCATTATGACATCTGGGTCATAATCCACCACGATGCTCACGAACTCCCTCAGCATTTGCTCCTCGTTATCGAACACCAGCACGCCATTGCCCGCATTCTCTAAGGGACGTGCCACGAGCACGAGACTGTCGTATCCCTCGTGGGCAGGCTCAAATGCGAGGCTCACCATTATGATTGGCGCCTCATTGGGCTGGGGCATCTTCCCCCCAATCGGCAGGCACTCTATGTCAAACGCAAGGTACCTCAGGGGTGCATCCATGTGCTGCTCGTATCGTCTTATTGCGCTGGCAACCACGACCCTATCGCACTGGATGCCCTCCAGGAGCTCATCTGGAACACCCTCACCCCCTTCCTCGACCTCCACCACCTCCACCCACTCCATGCCACCGAGCCCAGCATCCAGCATGAACCTGTATCTGAACAGTATGTCGCTCTCATATATCCCGTGAATGGATGGAATCGTGGTCAGCTCCTCCCTGAGCTTTGCCACGTCCGAGGGCAGGTGGGTGTACACCTTCAGCATCTTCTGCTTTTTAGTCTGGTAGCCTACGGGCTCATACCGTTCCACATCCTCTATACGCCGTATGTACCCTCCAAAGCGCTCGAGAAGCTCCGACCTCGTCCTCTCGATGTCAGAGCACCCCACATAGAAGTATGGCTCAAATCCAAACACAAAACAGCACACGCTTTTACCGTCTTCCCCCCTCCCAAACAGCCTCAGCACGGGCTCATTGTGGAAGGGGACGTAGTCGATATCGAGCAGCTGGAACCTCATCTGACCCATTTCCTGTGAGTATCTGCCCCCCTATATAGTTTTACCCGGGGGCGGTGCAAAAGGCTCAAAGTTGGGCAAGAGCCACAGCCATCTAAGGGGGTGCTCACGAGCGAGCAAACTCTAAAGCAGAAGTACCCTAATCGATAAAAGGTGCGAGCTGTTCAGCCGAACAGCTCGTGCAGGCTTATCTGATACTTTCCGAGTTTTCCCTCATAGTTCCCAGCACCTATCCGAATCACGCCCGGAATGCGCACAGCGGCCTCGATGCCAACCCTCATGGCCTCCTTTACAGCCTCAAGGTCGGTGCCATTTATCACGATTTCGTATAGTGAGGAGCACCCGGGTGGAACACATGAGCCCTCCACACGGTCGCGCAGTGAGGGGCAGAACCTCTCATTGGTGGTAGCCTTCATGAAGCTGTACTTCACAGAGCCTGGCTTTGAGCCAGATGCCACCACACCACCTGGGAACGGCGTAATGCTGCCCTCCAGCTGCTTAATGGCATCCACGGCGTTCTCCGCAGCAGTAAGGGCTGCCATCTGGTTTTCCCCAAATATGAAGAAGTTGCCTCCGGCCACACCTTCCACCGCACCTATGGTGCGCTCGGCGATGAACTCTCCCTCCATCATCGGGATGGCATAGCACTGCAGCCCTCCGACCTCTCTCTCATATTCATATCCATCTGCAAAGAACTTGAGCTTGAAGCCTATGTCAAACTGTTTTTCTGCCGCTGGCAGCCCATTGAATATGGCGGTGGTCGGAGCTGTGAGCACGCACTGTCCCAGACGTGCCAGGAGCTGCTCCTCGAGCGCCTTGTACCCAAAGGCGCATATCTGGACATACACGCCAGGTCTTCCATCTGGCGTCTCTCTGCCACTCGCATAGCGCTCTATACCCGCCTCTGCCGGGCACATGATGACCGATGTTCCAAACCCAGTGGCTTCCTGTGCCGCAACCTCTGCCCAGTGGCGTGTGGCAGCGGTGATGAGCACCCTCGCCACCTTTATGGGAAACGCCTCAGCAAATGTATCCTCTATAGGTACACCATTTATTTCCATAGCTCTCCCTCGCTGATGACAGCCCAACATCGGCATCCAACTATTTAACGGTTTAGAGGATGCATGAAAACATTTAACTGATGGTACCACGTATTCTCTGCGAGGTGAGCGATGTGTGTACCGTGGGCGATGGGTTTGATGTGAACATCAGCGAGATAGAGGCTGCAGATTACGAGTGTGAAGAGTGTGGAAACAAGTTCAGGGCTGTGGGAAAGGATGTAAAGTGTCCCTCATGCCGCACGCGAAATGTGAAAAAGCTCGAGTGATGTTCGAGTGATGTTCGTATCCCTGCAGAATGATGAGCTCCTCTTCATAAGGGGCAAGGACTCCACGCTTGCAGTGTGCAAGGTGGGGCATGAGAGAGAGTTTTACATATGCTCATCTGAGAGCGAGATTGTGCAGTTTGCCTCAGCAGAAGACATAATAGTGGCGAGCACGCCCGACGTGGGCTCAAAGGCCGACAAGGCTCTCAGATGTGTGCTTTTTCTGATAAGGGAGTACGAGAGCCCATTGACGGTTCTTCCGAGAGGGCACACCGCATCCCGAAGGGCGAGGGTGGTGGTCTCAGTGGACAAAGGTGTGAGGCTCTCGTGCACCATCGAGAGA is a window encoding:
- the fhcD gene encoding formylmethanofuran--tetrahydromethanopterin N-formyltransferase, with product MEINGVPIEDTFAEAFPIKVARVLITAATRHWAEVAAQEATGFGTSVIMCPAEAGIERYASGRETPDGRPGVYVQICAFGYKALEEQLLARLGQCVLTAPTTAIFNGLPAAEKQFDIGFKLKFFADGYEYEREVGGLQCYAIPMMEGEFIAERTIGAVEGVAGGNFFIFGENQMAALTAAENAVDAIKQLEGSITPFPGGVVASGSKPGSVKYSFMKATTNERFCPSLRDRVEGSCVPPGCSSLYEIVINGTDLEAVKEAMRVGIEAAVRIPGVIRIGAGNYEGKLGKYQISLHELFG
- a CDS encoding FmdB family zinc ribbon protein — protein: MVPRILCEVSDVCTVGDGFDVNISEIEAADYECEECGNKFRAVGKDVKCPSCRTRNVKKLE